In Plasmodium chabaudi chabaudi strain AS genome assembly, chromosome: 9, the following proteins share a genomic window:
- a CDS encoding fam-d protein — protein MKMMNIILSFFILVVFSNVKGATFQDENNNSPQPIAYASVAQPIVTFKHNDKNHTEYLDIINNIFRDESKNIKYAYQFNNHHWIITDFDISIDNSDRNLKRKLSNKKIEGFIKGSAYFIAYIKDNIIYLISQHMHKYDFEKKFYEDSKKLAKKLKVLIYDEFDYDLKQDLIKYERGPENEKYHKMAKEFLEVLVNNSSMRIKGYFIKIREDGNYMDLCEKCHIYFDIHINKKSEISDCYYKSLKPEVAELVVNLTRKP, from the coding sequence atgaaaatgatgaatattatactgtcattttttatattagtaGTTTTTTCAAATGTTAAGGGCGCAACTTTTcaagatgaaaataataacagcCCACAGCCGATTGCATATGCTTCGGTAGCTCAACCAATTGTAACATTCAAgcataatgataaaaatcatACTGAATATTtagatataattaataatatttttcgggatgaatcaaaaaatataaaatatgcttaTCAATTTAACAATCATCACTGGATTATTACAGACTTTGATATATCCATAGATAATTCTGATCGAAAtttgaaaagaaaattatctaataaaaaaattgaaggATTCATAAAAGGTTCagcatattttatagcTTATATAAAggataatattatatatttaatttcacagcatatgcataaatatgactttgaaaaaaagttttatgAGGATTCAAAGAAATTagctaaaaaattaaaagtttTGATATATGATGAATTTGACTATGATTTAAAACAAGACTTAATAAAATACGAAAGAGGAccagaaaatgaaaagtaCCATAAGATGGCAAAAGAATTTCTTGAAGTGCttgtaaataattcatCTATGAGGATTAAaggttattttattaaaataagaGAGGATGGGAACTATATGGATTTATGTGAAAAGtgtcatatttatttcgatatacatataaataaaaaatctgAAATTTCTGattgttattataaatcTCTTAAACCTGAAGTTGCTGAATTAGTTGTTAATCTTACAAGAAAaccataa